The region AAACGAACAGCGAGACGTTGAGATCAATTGGAATAGGGAGCCCACCGCTGTTACTTCAAcagcaaaaacaacaacaacattatcCACAACGACAATGAGATCGTTGCGAGATCGTTCGTACACAAAACACAACGCTATAGGGTATGTGTATACTTGTAACATACAACACATTACAATGGCATGGGCTTTGGtcgttatttttaatttgttttcttatttttttcttttctttttaaataatttttattgcattaaaTGTAGATTTATTAGTGACAGCTTATCCGTTCATTCGTAATGGTGAAATTGCAttctaaattaataaattgaaaataatattttgattggAGGATGTCTCAGACCTCAGACATGTCTTTGCGGGTGAATTGAATGAAAGAAAGAGtaatgaattttccttttttgttcAACATTATAAGctttaaaaatcgaaaaagaaacACGAAATCAGCTGAGGGTCGCCCGGACATAAAATTCGTGAACGAAAGCTTTTCAAGTCTAAATCAATATCACCTACGATATTTTGTGTTCACTACGATTTTTAACATATTTGTCTTTTTGTCTAGCCGCAATAAAGCATTTCAGAAAGAAACTTTAGTCATTCACGAGATTGTTTATTTAGCATTCTGTTTCCATTAATAATTTTGATCCAGGCGCAGTCAGTAGAATAAtgtaaatctactacttcaatacCGATATTTCTTACATTTTGCTGCAAAAGTCCACATTAATAATAGAATATCGCATTCCtgccgataacagataatACCAGGGAATGAAAtcgtgtgaaaatattttccaattttttcttgtattttcctcgaatttcccatattttcctttACTTTTTagacaaaaatgtgaaaatttggaaaaatgcaaGATAATTCAACAatatatgggaaaatgttttactctTTGATTTAACGATAAATTTCAATCGGGTAATCAAGTAGATTGAGGGTACCTTCCAGATCGCTGTAGATAAGCTTAAAGATCAATAAAGTAACACGCAACAAAAGACAAGAGTTTAAAAACTATAAGTATAGGAATATTATGGTAGTATAGGTGCGGGCGGTCAGGAAGCGAGCTTACCTTGATATTAAAAAGAATTCTCCACGTTTTATGTAGTAAATCAACAGGTATAATCAACCTGTTTAAAAATGAATCACTGATCTTAACATTATGTCTTTAGGGCATAATCTGCAATCTACGATACATTGACAGCTAAAATGTTCTTCAGTGTTGGCTTGTTCGTATAGaatcttttcaatttctaatgtagaaaacattttcatatgcACATCATCACATAACAACTCATAcccgtttcgaaattttgcttcaGGAACCTATAAACATCAATTATGTAACGCTAATCTTTTAAATCAACTATTTGAGGAGTTGAGTTGATTGTTAAACGCACTACCTATTACAGTGATGTATAATGCTTGCTGGTATGTCCATATTTTAACTGTTACTGGATTGTCGTTGGGTatacattattattattatccaTACAACCATTTATTGCCAGTAAATAAAGTCCATAACACGCATTCGATTTAATTAATATGATTGgttctttaaaatgaaataacgtCAGCGCCGCAATCTTATTGATTTACATATTTTGGTTCATCttctggttttttttttgtccgtcTTAATTCAAGGCATCTTCCATAATACGGTTTAATGTGTGATATTACACTCATACGTATACGTGTTCTGCATAAATAATTCTACTTTTCTTATACTAACATACCAGCACTGCATCGCCTATGGAAGCTGGTTACGGTTGTTATCTTGAACGTGTGGAGAAAATAATAGTCTTCTTAAGTGGTATTTTGAATTATCGTATGCAACATATAAGTTTGTATTGGCAATTTGCGAGGCGATAGCGTTTACTTAATTTGCACTTATGATCGTTGttctgattttgatttttcctttttttaaattcgaatttaattaaacggaattgaatGTGCATAATATACAACATGCACATGAcgattatttatttgattttatccATTCATGATGGGACGGTCTGCGTACACACTACGTGTAAAACCTGTAAAAGCTCAATAATGTAGGCGGAACACTCAATAAAGTAAATGAATTGCGGTTCTTCAGATCAGGAATTACTTTCCGTTCTCCTCACGAAACGTTAAAGAGGgagaacaaaatatttaataataataaatatacCGAGGGAACGGAGCTTGAATGGTTCTACAGTCAATATATTGCTTACTGGAACTCATGCGATTAccgaattttctaaaatttctatcCTGGAATGGATCGCCTGACTTTTATTCTTTCGAGTCAATTTTAAACTAATGAAAGTAATTAATATTTAAGAGTTAATACTGGATCCGTTCGCTCTCCGCGTTGCATTCTAATatatcaaatatttatgtatCGTAAATAAAAGCGGTGCACACAATGTATCATTCCAAATATGGAAGTTCAATGCCATTCTTTAAACTAGTTTCAGTTCgacttttgtttattaaacaagaagtttttttccttttcgaaaaaaagcTTTGCCTTCGCTTACTGGTACTACTACAAGAATCGTGCAGCagccatctgttattgacaaggATGACAAAGATAATACTGAGTTTTAACTTACGTCGTCTTTATATCAAGCAAAATGCATGCTAAATGAAACGAAAGACTTTCAAATACTtagaaaatacttagatcaaataAAGTAGAAGATTACTATcctatttttgatatttctgCCGTCTGGTGAAATCTAGCTTAAACTAATTTAAACCATTTTGCAGGAGAAATGTTTGTGGAGACCAAAGAACTGTAACAACATCAGTAAACACTAACGATATGAGACAGCCATGTCTAAATTCAGCGGTATGCAACAATGGATTCGGGTTGGTAGTTTGTTtgattcaactttttttcttcggGCGACAATATTGCGATTACCTTGCCAATGTGAATGACgagattaaattaaaatcaatttctcaGTTATCCAGGAATCAAGCATCGTGTCACTAAGCAATACATTCATAATTGCTGTCCCGGTTGGGCTCAAGTATCCAAAAGTTCTCATGGATGTACAAAGCGTAATTTACCGAATCtgtttttagtttaaaaaagcaaattttgtttactGAAATATTAACTTCTAGCGATTTGTAAGCAACCGTGCAAAAATGGTGGTAAATGTGTTAAGCCGGACATTTGTAGTTGTTCATCAGGTTTTTCGGGTCGATACTGTGAATTAGACATAAACGAGTGTCTAGAGGAGAAGCCCTGTGATCAGGCATGCTACAATACGCTCGGATCGTATTACTGTAAATGTCGTGATGGATTTCAACTAATGGGCGAcaaacaaagttgcagaaaaTTGAATGCTGGAGATGATTCTGCTTTCGAAGCGAAAGACTTGGAAAATGAAGTAGACTATGAGCAGTTGACCTtgaaaataagtaaaattgaaaaggtgaaagatttttcattgattttttttcgaattgaatcggttgagattttcttgttttaaatttagttaattgAAACCGAACAAGAGATGAATTATGAACTTCAGAAGAAAATACAGACTTCGGCGGCAACTATGAACCAGTTGAAGATTAGAATTGATAATATGGTGAGAAGATAACTTTATAAAAACCTCTAAATTTACTATAATATCAAGCGCTTccaaatggaataaaaataaaaatctactacttcattacTCTGCTAACACAAGCTGAGCATAATTTTAAAcctattttgttgttgaatattttaccATAATTGTGCTAGAGTATTTTGGGCCATTTAAATCAAGTTCATagattaaattttcgttacaGGATCAACGACAACACGAAATGAATTACATCAAAGACAGAGTCAATTCTTTAAATTATCTCGTCGATGTACTGTACAAATGTCGAACACAGTCATCGATATTCTGTCCGCTGCAGAGCTAGTAAACGTATTCTCGTTATAAATAATGTTAGcgcaataataagaaaattatcaacatttttcgatCAGTTTCCTTAAAAgagatttttctctgaaaTTGTATGGACTATTTTTATGTATTGTTTCGTGTGCAATGCTGTAAACACAATGTCGAACagataaaaaagaaacattggAAAAACGTGCAGTGAACGGCTTAATGGGATTATGATACAAATGAAACATTTCGTTggataatttcaataaaatatgatGTGGGAGCGCTTATGAATCAAACTGTGCTATATAATAATGATTAAGAATGAGAAAACGGTGCCTTATTTGCAACTATACGATCTGACGATGTGAAGAGAAATACGTCGATGTTCCCTCCTCTAATTAAGTCATATTTCCTctataatttaattgaagatTGAACAGAGATTTTTCGTGCTTATTATTACTAAGAAGATGCAATGTGATTTTATGTAGTCTTTTGAAACAATTAATGCATGCGCCAATTAGCCATAAGACGGCAGGCATATAATATCATTAAAATCTGTTGCTTCCTTTGGATAGAGTATCGAccagtgtttgatacaaaatcctttacttcatttattttaatgtcGTAGACGATAAAAGATTGATGACTAGCCGTATCCAGAAAATTAAAGTATTctctgaaaaataattaagttTTTAGAATCGCTatgctagtcatctgttatcgacggcGATGATAAAACTAATTGATGAGCTCTGGCTAGTATCCTCTTATATATGTAAAACaagtgaaataaaagattttttttaataaaatatgtgATCTTTCTATGATCCGACGTAATCCTCACTTCTTCGAAAGAAACCTATATAATTCTAATACAGATCAACTAGGATTCTATGGCATCGGCTAAGACGAAGACTGTTCCGAGAAATCGCTCAGAAGGTATTTCCGTTTCGATGCATTTGTTTAATCTTgagatttgatttttgtttttagcatTTGCTACTTAcgattttgtattttcgttAACTTTTTATTGTAGCTCTTTTGAATTGTTAATGTTTtatgtgaaataaaaaatatgaaatgaaaatcccTGC is a window of Bradysia coprophila strain Holo2 unplaced genomic scaffold, BU_Bcop_v1 contig_350, whole genome shotgun sequence DNA encoding:
- the LOC119080913 gene encoding uncharacterized protein LOC119080913 — translated: MFSTDYAMMLLLLSLCIMSSSSARLLQHRHHRHHSNVSHHVHTRHNSSQHIVHRTVPIRSTGEPLKLTLVNAYPNGFFNPHFNRRWNANENEQRDVEINWNREPTAVTSTAKTTTTLSTTTMRSLRDRSYTKHNAIGRNVCGDQRTVTTSVNTNDMRQPCLNSAVCNNGFGYPGIKHRVTKQYIHNCCPGWAQVSKSSHGCTKPICKQPCKNGGKCVKPDICSCSSGFSGRYCELDINECLEEKPCDQACYNTLGSYYCKCRDGFQLMGDKQSCRKLNAGDDSAFEAKDLENEVDYEQLTLKISKIEKLIETEQEMNYELQKKIQTSAATMNQLKIRIDNMDQRQHEMNYIKDRVNSLNYLVDVLYKCRTQSSIFCPLQS